The following coding sequences are from one Hippopotamus amphibius kiboko isolate mHipAmp2 chromosome 9, mHipAmp2.hap2, whole genome shotgun sequence window:
- the KCNJ11 gene encoding ATP-sensitive inward rectifier potassium channel 11: MLSRKGIIPEEYVLTRLAEDPAEPRYHARERKARFVSKNGNCNVAHKNIREQGRFLQDVFTTLVDLKWPYTLLIFTMSFLCSWLLFAMVWWLIAFAHGDLAPGEGAAVPCVTSIHSFSSAFLFSIEVQVTIGFGGRMVTEECPLAILILIVQNIVGLMINAIMLGCIFMKTAQAHRRAETLIFSKHAVIALRHGRLCFMLRVGDLRKSMIISATIHMQVVRKTTSPEGEVVPLHQVDIPMENGVGGNNIFLVAPLIIYHVIDAHSPLYDLAPCDLHHHQDLEIIVILEGVVETTGITTQARTSYLADEILWGQRFVPIVAEEDGRYSVDYSKFGNTIKVPTPLCTARQLDEDPSLLDILTLTRGPLRKRSVAVAKTKPKFSISPDSLS, encoded by the coding sequence ATGCTGTCCCGCAAGGGCATCATCCCTGAGGAGTATGTGCTGACGCGGCTAGCAGAGGACCCGGCAGAGCCCCGGTACCATGCCCGCGAGCGGAAAGCCCGCTTCGTGTCCAAGAACGGCAATTGCAACGTGGCCCACAAGAACATCCGGGAGCAAGGCCGCTTTCTGCAGGACGTGTTCACCACGCTGGTGGACCTCAAGTGGCCATACACGCTGCTCATCTTCACCATGTCCTTCCTGTGcagctggctgctctttgccatGGTCTGGTGGCTCATCGCCTTCGCCCACGGTGACCTGGCCCCTGGCGAGGGTGCCGCTGTGCCCTGCGTCACCAGCATCCACTCCTTTTCATCtgccttccttttctccattgaggTCCAGGTGACCATCGGTTTCGGCGGGCGCATGGTAACGGAGGAGTGCCCTCTGGCCATCCTGATCCTCATCGTGCAGAACATCGTGGGGCTCATGATCAACGCCATCATGCTGGGCTGCATCTTCATGAAGACGGCCCAGGCCCACCGGCGGGCGGAGACCCTCATCTTCAGCAAGCACGCGGTCATCGCCCTGCGCCACGGCCGCCTCTGCTTCATGCTGCGCGTGGGCGACCTCCGCAAGAGCATGATCATCAGCGCTACCATCCACATGCAGGTGGTGCGCAAGACCACCAGCCCCGAGGGCGAGGTGGTGCCCCTCCACCAGGTGGACATCCCCATGGAGAACGGTGTGGGTGGCAATAACATCTTCCTGGTGGCTCCCCTCATCATCTACCACGTCATTGACGCCCACAGCCCGCTCTACGACCTGGCGCCCTGCGACCTGCACCACCATCAGGACCTTGAGATCATTGTCATCCTGGAAGGCGTGGTGGAAACCACGGGCATCACCACCCAGGCCCGCACCTCCTACCTGGCCGACGAGATCCTGTGGGGCCAGCGCTTCGTACCCATCGTGGCCGAGGAGGATGGCCGCTACTCCGTGGACTACTCCAAGTTTGGCAACACCATCAAAGTGCCCACGCCGCTCTGCACGGCCCGCCAGCTTGATGAGGACCCCAGCTTGCTGGACATTCTGACCCTCACCCGTGGGCCCCTGCGCAAGCGTAGCGTGGCTGTGGCCAAGACCAAGCCCAAGTTCAGCATCTCTCCAGATTCCCTGTCCTGA